From Cecembia calidifontis, one genomic window encodes:
- a CDS encoding fasciclin domain-containing protein produces the protein MKKKGILKSIFTFPLLGIVFAFGLSSCNDNDDTAPVQEATTIVDVASASNDFSTLVAAVDAAGLVETLSSPGPFTVFAPTNDAFARFLQDNNLEANDLLQSPELGDVLTYHVLAASVPSSSVTPGRVNTVSGVPFFVSQAPNGNLWINGNAQIIQTDVTASNGIIHVLDYVITPPTQSIAEIAIAATESATPQFTQLVAALVRADLAGAVSGGFDDDLTVFAPTDAAFEALYDALGVNGIDDIPLETLTNVLLYHVVPARAFSQDLRNGAELPTLLEGANLTVNLGSLQINESNLVESLLNIHATNGVIHVIDRVLLPE, from the coding sequence AATTGTGTTTGCTTTTGGACTATCATCATGCAATGACAACGATGATACCGCTCCGGTACAAGAGGCTACAACCATTGTTGACGTTGCTTCAGCTTCCAATGACTTTTCCACTCTGGTAGCAGCAGTTGATGCCGCTGGATTGGTGGAGACACTTTCCAGTCCAGGTCCGTTTACAGTTTTTGCTCCTACTAACGATGCATTTGCAAGGTTCCTGCAGGACAATAATCTAGAGGCTAATGACCTATTGCAATCCCCTGAATTAGGAGACGTATTGACTTATCATGTCCTTGCGGCTTCTGTTCCTTCCTCTTCAGTAACCCCAGGGAGAGTGAATACAGTTTCAGGTGTACCTTTCTTTGTTAGCCAGGCGCCAAACGGTAATCTGTGGATCAATGGAAATGCACAGATCATTCAAACTGATGTAACTGCTTCCAACGGTATCATCCACGTATTGGATTATGTAATCACTCCTCCTACTCAAAGTATTGCAGAGATTGCTATTGCCGCTACAGAATCTGCTACACCGCAGTTCACCCAATTGGTAGCTGCTTTGGTAAGGGCTGATTTAGCCGGCGCAGTTTCCGGTGGATTTGATGACGACCTCACGGTATTTGCCCCTACAGATGCAGCCTTTGAAGCACTTTATGATGCATTGGGAGTAAATGGTATTGATGATATTCCTTTGGAAACTTTAACCAACGTATTATTGTACCACGTGGTACCTGCAAGAGCCTTTTCTCAAGATTTGAGAAATGGTGCGGAGCTACCAACATTGCTAGAAGGTGCAAACTTAACTGTCAATTTGGGTTCATTGCAGATCAACGAATCTAATCTTGTTGAGTCTTTGCTGAACATCCATGCAACCAATGGAGTCATCCATGTAATCGACAGGGTACTTTTGCCTGAATAA